A genomic stretch from Coffea arabica cultivar ET-39 chromosome 10c, Coffea Arabica ET-39 HiFi, whole genome shotgun sequence includes:
- the LOC113713898 gene encoding uncharacterized protein isoform X2, translating to MNLSTSAPTFLRQPHIVRHRYSSSSSSYFGFSKRENYKRCRFIALASFSSSSYSLPELELPLLPFPKDQVLVPSEAKKLHLHEAGYLALLEENKSLFVHFVLDPIAVNETLREASFAARYGCLVSIEKVEQLDVGALVFIRGIGRVKIVKFAQEEPFLRGAVVPVKDRILHEATELNPKVLQLKEAIQNLNSLEIKLKAPEEALLQTQTANSLNWAEKAPGLDCDESFVPSLTERISFAAYQPVSGSMQSELTKLQEEKLKAMDGKDTLERLRNSLEFVNNNISVVAAKLALQSL from the exons ATGAATCTTAGCACCAGCGCCCCCACCTTTTTACGGCAACCTCACATAGTCCGCCATCGctactcttcttcttcttcttcttactTCGGCTTCAGTAAAAGGGAGAACTACAAACGGTGTCGCTTCATAGCCCttgcttctttttcctcttcttcataCTCGTTGCCGGAGCTGGAACTCCCGCTTCTTCCCTTTCCCAAGGACCAA GTACTTGTTCCATCTGAGGCTAAGAAGCTTCATTTGCATGAAGCTGGATATCTAGCTCTACTGGAGGAG AACAAAAGCTTGTTTGTGCATTTCGTGTTGGATCCCATTGCTGTTAATGAGACACTGAGAGAAGCATCATTTGCAGCTCGGTATGGTTGCTTGGTCTCCATTGAGAAA GTTGAGCAGCTGGATGTTGGTGCTTTAGTGTTCATAAGGGGCATAGGTCGTGTCAAGATTGTAAAATTTGCACAG GAAGAACCTTTTTTGCGCGGTGCTGTTGTACCAGTAAAGGATCGCATACTCCATGAAGCCACAGAGTTAAATCCAAAAGTACTTCAACTGAAAGAAGCTATTCAAAATTTGAATAGCTTGGAGATAAAATTGAAG GCTCCTGAGGAGGCCTTGTTGCAGACTCAGACAGCAAACTCTTTAAACTGGGCTGAAAAGGCACCAGGGTTAGATTGTGATGAAAGTTTTGTTCCCTCCCTCACTGAGCGCATTTCTTTTGCTGCTTATCAACCTGTTTCAG GATCAATGCAGTCAGAATTGACAAAATTGCAGGAAGAGAAGTTAAAAGCTATGGACGGCAAAGATACCCTGGAAAGATTAAGGAACTCTCTGGAATTTGTTAATAACAATATTTCTGTGGTTGCTGCCAAACTCGCTCTTCAATCCTTATAG
- the LOC113714533 gene encoding uncharacterized protein isoform X2 — MGWSGSIPLSWALPTTLCSSSFLFKQSCLPVPAFASHELHFPRSSINCSRPFWLSRTNKNSRICASQVKVEDITEDETCELVNGVELSIGEGDDAINAYLCTAVKNNNGTGILLLSDVFGFEDSATRDFAYLVACNGYNVLVPDLFRGDPWTKERPKDLFEEWRARQNPEHIAKDIFISADWMVNEFVAAGITKKLGIIGFCFGGGQVIDILAHDQGGCFGVGVSFYGTGISASAAANIRVPVLFIAGDNDPLCPVNNLKDIGKEIEHQKMVVFQGRGHGFVHRPESPEEDEDAEEAFVIMRNWLHDGLAIET, encoded by the exons ATGGGGTGGTCGGGTTCAATCCCCTTGTCATGGGCTCTTCCAACAACTCTTTGCAGCAGCAGCTTCTTGTTCAAACAGTCATGCCTGCCTGTTCCAGCATTTGCATCTCATGAGCTCCACTTTCCT AGGAGCAGTATAAATTGTTCGAGGCCCTTCTGGCTTTCTAGAACAAACAAGAACAGTAGAATATGTGCCAGTCAAGTCAAAGTGGAAGATATCACAGAAGATGAGACGTGTGAACTTGTGAATGGGGTGGAGCTCTCGATTGGAGAGGGAGATGATGCGATTAATGCTTATCTGTGCACGGCAGTGAAGAATAATAATGGAACTGGCATTTTGCTCTTGTCTGACGTATTTGGTTTTGAAGATTCAGCCACAAGAGATTTTGCGTACCTTGTTGCTTGCAATGGTTACAA TGTTCTGGTACCAGACCTTTTTCGCGGGGATCCATGGACCAAAGAGAGGCCTAAAGATCTCTTTGAAGAATGGCGTGCTAGACAAAATCCGGAACATATTGCAAAAGACATTTTTATCTCAGCAGATTGGATGGTCAATGAATTTGTTGCTGCAGGAATCACAAAGAAACTGGGCATCATTGGATTCTGTTTTGGAGGTGGCCAAGTGATAGATATTCTTGCACATGACCAGGGTGGCTGCTTTGGCGTTGGGGTCTCATTCTATGGAACAGGAATTAGTGCCTCAGCTGCCGCTAATATAAGGGTACCAGTGCTGTTTATTGCAGGTGACAATGACCCACTATGTCCAGTGAACAATTTAAAAGATATTGGGAAAGAAATCGAGCACCAAAAAATGGTAGTCTTTCAGGGAAGAGGCCATGGTTTTGTCCACAGGCCTGAGTCTCctgaagaagatgaagatgcaGAGGAGGCATTTGTCATTATGAGAAATTGGCTGCATGATGGTTTGGCCATAGAAACATAA
- the LOC113713659 gene encoding ubiquitin-like protein ATG12 isoform X2 yields MASEHRKVVVHLRATGDAPILKQAKFKIDGSDKFVKVIDFLRRQLHRDTLFVYVNSAFSPNPEELITDLYNNFGIDGKLVVNYACSMAWG; encoded by the exons atgGCTTCCGAACATCGTAAAG TTGTGGTTCATCTTCGAGCTACTGGGGACGCCCCGATTCTCAAACAGGCCAAATTCAAG ATTGATGGGTCAGACAAATTTGTCAAAGTAATTGATTTTTTGCGCCGCCAGCTTCACAGAGACACATTG TTTGTTTATGTCAACAGTGCCTTTTCACCTAATCCAGAGGAGTTGATAACTGACTTGTACAAC AATTTCGGTATTGATGGTAAACTGGTGGTGAATTATGCTTGCTCTATGGCATGGGGTTAA
- the LOC113713659 gene encoding ubiquitin-like protein ATG12 isoform X1: protein MASEHRKVVVHLRATGDAPILKQAKFKIDGSDKFVKVIDFLRRQLHRDTLFVYVNSAFSPNPEELITDLYNVSCFNSVVMLYDPFGTIYLCFILTEMLARINLL, encoded by the exons atgGCTTCCGAACATCGTAAAG TTGTGGTTCATCTTCGAGCTACTGGGGACGCCCCGATTCTCAAACAGGCCAAATTCAAG ATTGATGGGTCAGACAAATTTGTCAAAGTAATTGATTTTTTGCGCCGCCAGCTTCACAGAGACACATTG TTTGTTTATGTCAACAGTGCCTTTTCACCTAATCCAGAGGAGTTGATAACTGACTTGTACAACGTAAGTTGCTTCAACTCTGTTGTAATGTTATATGATCCCTTTGGAACTATTTATCTCTGTTTTATCTTAACCGAAATGCTTGCAAGGATAAACCTTCTATGA
- the LOC113714533 gene encoding uncharacterized protein isoform X1 has product MGWSGSIPLSWALPTTLCSSSFLFKQSCLPVPAFASHELHFPINEEANSDYEVSVIVQRSSINCSRPFWLSRTNKNSRICASQVKVEDITEDETCELVNGVELSIGEGDDAINAYLCTAVKNNNGTGILLLSDVFGFEDSATRDFAYLVACNGYNVLVPDLFRGDPWTKERPKDLFEEWRARQNPEHIAKDIFISADWMVNEFVAAGITKKLGIIGFCFGGGQVIDILAHDQGGCFGVGVSFYGTGISASAAANIRVPVLFIAGDNDPLCPVNNLKDIGKEIEHQKMVVFQGRGHGFVHRPESPEEDEDAEEAFVIMRNWLHDGLAIET; this is encoded by the exons ATGGGGTGGTCGGGTTCAATCCCCTTGTCATGGGCTCTTCCAACAACTCTTTGCAGCAGCAGCTTCTTGTTCAAACAGTCATGCCTGCCTGTTCCAGCATTTGCATCTCATGAGCTCCACTTTCCT ATCAATGAAGAGGCAAATTCTGACTATGAAGTTTCAGTTATCGTCCAGAGGAGCAGTATAAATTGTTCGAGGCCCTTCTGGCTTTCTAGAACAAACAAGAACAGTAGAATATGTGCCAGTCAAGTCAAAGTGGAAGATATCACAGAAGATGAGACGTGTGAACTTGTGAATGGGGTGGAGCTCTCGATTGGAGAGGGAGATGATGCGATTAATGCTTATCTGTGCACGGCAGTGAAGAATAATAATGGAACTGGCATTTTGCTCTTGTCTGACGTATTTGGTTTTGAAGATTCAGCCACAAGAGATTTTGCGTACCTTGTTGCTTGCAATGGTTACAA TGTTCTGGTACCAGACCTTTTTCGCGGGGATCCATGGACCAAAGAGAGGCCTAAAGATCTCTTTGAAGAATGGCGTGCTAGACAAAATCCGGAACATATTGCAAAAGACATTTTTATCTCAGCAGATTGGATGGTCAATGAATTTGTTGCTGCAGGAATCACAAAGAAACTGGGCATCATTGGATTCTGTTTTGGAGGTGGCCAAGTGATAGATATTCTTGCACATGACCAGGGTGGCTGCTTTGGCGTTGGGGTCTCATTCTATGGAACAGGAATTAGTGCCTCAGCTGCCGCTAATATAAGGGTACCAGTGCTGTTTATTGCAGGTGACAATGACCCACTATGTCCAGTGAACAATTTAAAAGATATTGGGAAAGAAATCGAGCACCAAAAAATGGTAGTCTTTCAGGGAAGAGGCCATGGTTTTGTCCACAGGCCTGAGTCTCctgaagaagatgaagatgcaGAGGAGGCATTTGTCATTATGAGAAATTGGCTGCATGATGGTTTGGCCATAGAAACATAA
- the LOC113713898 gene encoding uncharacterized protein isoform X1, with amino-acid sequence MNLSTSAPTFLRQPHIVRHRYSSSSSSYFGFSKRENYKRCRFIALASFSSSSYSLPELELPLLPFPKDQVLVPSEAKKLHLHEAGYLALLEESLFQNKSLFVHFVLDPIAVNETLREASFAARYGCLVSIEKVEQLDVGALVFIRGIGRVKIVKFAQEEPFLRGAVVPVKDRILHEATELNPKVLQLKEAIQNLNSLEIKLKAPEEALLQTQTANSLNWAEKAPGLDCDESFVPSLTERISFAAYQPVSGSMQSELTKLQEEKLKAMDGKDTLERLRNSLEFVNNNISVVAAKLALQSL; translated from the exons ATGAATCTTAGCACCAGCGCCCCCACCTTTTTACGGCAACCTCACATAGTCCGCCATCGctactcttcttcttcttcttcttactTCGGCTTCAGTAAAAGGGAGAACTACAAACGGTGTCGCTTCATAGCCCttgcttctttttcctcttcttcataCTCGTTGCCGGAGCTGGAACTCCCGCTTCTTCCCTTTCCCAAGGACCAA GTACTTGTTCCATCTGAGGCTAAGAAGCTTCATTTGCATGAAGCTGGATATCTAGCTCTACTGGAGGAG TCCTTGTTTCAGAACAAAAGCTTGTTTGTGCATTTCGTGTTGGATCCCATTGCTGTTAATGAGACACTGAGAGAAGCATCATTTGCAGCTCGGTATGGTTGCTTGGTCTCCATTGAGAAA GTTGAGCAGCTGGATGTTGGTGCTTTAGTGTTCATAAGGGGCATAGGTCGTGTCAAGATTGTAAAATTTGCACAG GAAGAACCTTTTTTGCGCGGTGCTGTTGTACCAGTAAAGGATCGCATACTCCATGAAGCCACAGAGTTAAATCCAAAAGTACTTCAACTGAAAGAAGCTATTCAAAATTTGAATAGCTTGGAGATAAAATTGAAG GCTCCTGAGGAGGCCTTGTTGCAGACTCAGACAGCAAACTCTTTAAACTGGGCTGAAAAGGCACCAGGGTTAGATTGTGATGAAAGTTTTGTTCCCTCCCTCACTGAGCGCATTTCTTTTGCTGCTTATCAACCTGTTTCAG GATCAATGCAGTCAGAATTGACAAAATTGCAGGAAGAGAAGTTAAAAGCTATGGACGGCAAAGATACCCTGGAAAGATTAAGGAACTCTCTGGAATTTGTTAATAACAATATTTCTGTGGTTGCTGCCAAACTCGCTCTTCAATCCTTATAG
- the LOC113714534 gene encoding large ribosomal subunit protein eL6-like, which produces MAAKQKKVSRNPDLIRGVGKYSRSKMYHKRGLWAIKAKHGGAFPTHPKKAPEEVKPAVEKPAKFYPADDVKKPLANKRKPKPTKLRASITPGTVLIILAGRFKGKRVVFLKQLTSGLLLVTGPFKINGVPLRRVNQSYVIATSTKVDISGVSLDKFDDKYFAKQVEKKKKKGEGEFFEAEKEVKNVLPQDKKDDQKALDAQLIKAIEGVPDLKSYLGARFSLKSGDKPHELVF; this is translated from the exons ATGGCGGCGAAGCAGAAGAAGGTGAGCCGAAACCCTGATCTGATCAGGGGCGTCGGAAAATATTCCCGTTCCAAAATGTACCACAAGCGGGGTTTATGGGCTATTAAGGCCAAGCACGGCGGCGCTTTCCCCACCCACCCCAAAAAGGCCCCGGAAGAGGTGAAGCCCGCCGTCGAGAAGCCGGCAAAGTTCTATCCAGCTGATGACGTGAAGAAGCCACTGGCCAACAAGCGCAAGCCAAAACCCACCAAGCTCAG ggcAAGTATTACCCCTGGTACAGTGTTGATAATATTGGCTGGAAGGTTTAAGGGCAAGAGAGTGGTTTTCTTGAAGCAACTTACCTCTGGATTGCTGCTTGTCACTG GACCATTTAAGATTAATGGTGTTCCTTTGAGGAGGGTCAATCAGTCTTATGTTATTGCAACTTCAACAAAGGTTGACATCTCCGGGGTTAGCTTGGACAAGTTTGATGATAAGTACTTCGCAAAGCAagtggagaagaagaagaagaaaggggaGGGCGAGTTCTTTGAGGCAGAGAAAGAG GTGAAGAATGTGCTCCCACAGGATAAGAAAGACGACCAGAAAGCTCTTGATGCACAATTGATCAAAGCTATTGAGGGAGTTCCAGATTTGAAGTCTTATTTGGGTGCAAGGTTTTCACTCAAGTCAGGAGACAAACCCCATGAGCTTGTTTTTTAG